In Penaeus vannamei isolate JL-2024 chromosome 21, ASM4276789v1, whole genome shotgun sequence, the DNA window TCTTTATTCTGACTATGATACCGACGGGAGGGGAAAGTCACTCGTAATCTGACAAtttataaatgaagaaatatgtcGTAGAGACTAGCGGTAACTTCACTGTCTGAGTATgtcagcaaggtctatataagtacttatatagatagaccTTGTGTGTGAGAGCCTCTTTCTACTTCTACGAGGCTGTGTAGCGTGAATAAACCGACTTTGGGTGTGAAAACGGGGACTTAACGTTATGTTCataatatctgaaaaaaaaaattaagagtttAAATGCGAAGATAAGAACAAGATAAAGACGGAAAAAGCAAATATTCTCTCTGAACTTTTGGGACTAGTGATGTTAAGGCACTGGTTGTAATTATGTATCGttgcataatcataatcataagaataacaataaaaggaagaatCACATTTATGATGGTAGGAATTGTCATTGTAGTTACGATGATacttatgacgataataacaattctaagaAATAACAGTATGcagaatgataatagttttagaGGTGATCGTAACAAAAGAACGTTGGAACAACAATActgttaacaatggtaatagcaatatcgTGTAATAATGACGGTAGTACTTTAACAAAATCCTTACTGCATGATACGCCATTAAGATTTACCCTAATTTTACAGTCATTGTAGAACTCGTAGACTACAATGCCAAGAACGTTCGATCACcgtgtaatagtaatgattaatttaatgattatcattatttttcccccCGAGAGAGTGTATGATCaccgtataataataatgattgtttgaacgatatcaataatatccCCCCAAGAAAATGTATGATCATcgtataataataaatgattgtttgaacgatatcaataataaacccCCCAAGAAAGTGTATGATCACcgcataatactaatgattaatctaacgatatcaatatatttttttcccccaagAGAGCGTCTGATCAACGGTTTCAGAGGCGGAGCAGAACAACACATGAAGCTTGAGGAAGTAAGTAAAATCTTTCCTAGTGTATTTTCCTAAAACGGCTTTCGTCGAGTCGGTTTTATTTCATGTTGTAATGTCAAGGGAATGTTTCTATTGCTATAAGTTTAATTGTGTTCCTATAAGTTATGTTGTGTAGTAGACACATTAggattaaaaaacacaaaaacaaaaaaacggtatTTTCGCTGAATACGTGCCTAAAAAATATTCAACTTGCGGTATTAAGAGGATTCATATTTAATTGTTCGTTAAGAAAGATCTAACATTTCTTTTACTGGATTATGAAATACCAAGAGTATAAAGGATGACAACAGCTTTGAATGATAATGTCCTGTAATCTtcttttataaacacacacagacacacacgcatttatacgtgtgtttgtgtgtgtgtgtgtgtgtgtgtgtgtgtgtgtgtgtgtgtgtgtgtgtgtgtgtgtgtgtgtgtgtgtgtgtgtgtgtgtgtgtgtgtgtgtgtgtgtgtgtgtgtgtgtgtgtgtgcgtgtgtgtaatcttAAAATTATACATGATCCACTCAAATCAATCTTAatcaaatggtaataacaataataataacactgataataataatgataatagtattaccaataatgctaataataatgatgatagagataataataatgattaataataatgatgatgatgatgatataaataataatgataataataataacaacaataataataataacaataataataacgacagtgataaccataataacagtgataatgaaaataatgataaaaatgataatgataagagcaatgacaatgataatgattatattactcataatgataatgataatgattatattactcataatgataatgataataataacaataatattgataatgataataataacaataatattgataatgataataataaagataatagaaataataataataataatagcgataatgataataataacaacaacaacaacaactagaagcactcagagagagcatacctccgccaaggcaacagggtcactgatgcaagaaAGATATTTACACTTtaaaaattacatcaaaatcactttTCTCAAGGACACTGGTGACGGCCCTTATTACCTCCTTGGCTGAGGTAATTaagctaattatgataatatttaccACTGTATATAAGGTTAATTGATGTAAGCATttcaaaaattcctggatcctgaTCAATACTAACCGACGCTGCTAAAATATAATCTCTGGcagagatgaaaataatattaactataataatagtaataatgataacaaaaaaaaataacaatgataattataatgttgataatagtaataataaggataatgataagtataataataaataataaagaaagtataataataaataaagatggataatgatatgataataatgatgatgatgatgataatgatagtaatagtaataataataatagttatagaaataatgataatgatagcaataacaacaataataacgattcaTACTGAAGCACTTGCCGTCGTGGGGGCGGGATCGAATCCTCCTGACgaagaattatgattattatcattattaccattgttattgttattattgctattattattattgttattattattattattattattattattattatcatcatcatcatcatcatcatcatcatcatcatcatcatcatcatcatcatcatcatcatcatcatcatcatcatcatcatcatcatcatcttattatcattattattattatccttattattattgttgttgctgttttgttgttgctttattcatatctattattaatatttcatatCCTGCATTGCATAGCCGTGATAAGaaatagatattttttattttcctttttgagtTATTGGAAAATATATTGAATCGCGTAAAAATGAAATCGACGATGTTTTATCAGAATAAAAAGATATGAaagtatacatatttaagtataaatgtaaatggatgtgtgtgagtgtatgatagTGTtcctgtatgtgcatatatgagtgtttctgtgtgagtgtatatatgagtgtttctgtgtgtgcatatatgagtgtttcagtgtgtgtatatgtgagtgcatatatgagtgtttctgtgtgagtatatgtgtgttcctgtgtgtgcatacatgagtgtttctgtgtgtgtatatgtgagtgcatatatgagtgtttctgtgtgagtgtatatgtgagtgcatatatgagtgtttctgtgcgagtgtatatgagtgtatatatgagtgtttctgtgtgcgtatgtgagtgcatatatgagtgtttctgtgcgAGTACTTAGAGATGTGTAACCTCGCGGTTTCCGAACCCAGTGTCCGGCAAGGGGTATCTGCAGGAATCCCTTGGGCCGCCATCCGTctccgagacgcggaggtgaatcgcggATCGAACGCCCATcccttaataattatgataatgatagtaataataataatgataaggttgaaggagaaggtaaggataactaataataataataataataataataataataataatgataaataataataaggataaggttgaagaagaaaagataaagataactgcaataaccaaagaaaaaaagctaaTGACCCGATGAcacgaccgcccccccccctccagaatGGCGTCCAGGGCAGCGACGGGGACGAGCGCTCGGCCTCCTTCGTCCCCGCAGGCGACGACCGGGGCGCCAGGAGGGTCTCGGAGCTGCCGCCGACGGCCATGTTCCCTCTCAGTGTGTCCAGGACGCGGCTCGACAAGGAGGATTCCACGGAGAGCGACGAGATGGCGGGTAGGATGggataaaccttttttttttttcttttcttttctctttttagaaCGCCATTTTTGTTAGAacgttatcttctctttcttctctcactcttcttcttcttttttaattttcatttatttttttttaacgtaatctttttcttctcttgtgtttttatgtatggaggcgattttgttttattttaacgATCGTTTTTTCGTGTCTTATGGAGgcggttatgattttttttaatgtatattctTGAACATACGTTTTCGTTTCGTGTGTTGTGATCCGTATGTAAATTCTGTTTGTGCTGTGAGTTCTCTTTTCTATCCCtttatatactcatttattcatatatctattcatatatctattattattattattattattattagtttcaacGCTTCATTTCTCGCTAGTTttcttttctatccatttatctctacaAGTATTCAGATATCTATCCATATagtctttatttctattgttattgtatttctcatttactttttaccttttaatttttattttttattttttttatttactttttttttttttatattttttttttttttttttttttttttttagtttttagtttttagttttttagttttagttttagttttaacgCTGCATTCCCTCTGTCACAGGGGAGCCGTCGCTGGCGTGTCCCCTGGAGCCGCAGCATCAGGGGAAAGTCTTACTGAACGCCGAGGTGTCGCTTCCGGTCGACACGGTGTTCGCCCTTCTCTTCCGCCAAGAACAGCTCATGATTGACGTCTACGCTGCCAGGAAGACCACAGGTGAggcggcaagggggggggggcgaggatgtGGGGTGGTTAAGTGGCGGGTGGGTTGTTATGTTTCATGGCTAAGTGGCAGATGGGTTGTTATGTTTAATTACTAAGTGGCGGATGGGTTGTTATATCCATTCTCTTCGGGTGGGATGGTGCAcgtgtgggtggtggtgatgtcCCAAAGGCATTGTATTTCTGATAAGTATCCTTAACAACCTGTTAGTTTTCCAATGTATATCTTCATTAAGAGTAAGTGTCATGACCAACTTATTAAATGTCCagtgactatcattatcaccctttcaGTCATTCAGTAATTACCATTACCAACCAACTAATTACCCAATAATCATAATCTCTACCCAGTCAGTGATCCAAAAATGATCATCATCAACCTCGTTttgatcttgaaaaaaaaactcgaaaagtGATTAGAAGCCATatcatattgccattattattattatcactgttgttgttctgATTATCATTGATTTTGACATTAATGAGATCCTAGTACTTTCCCCTCTACAGACGTAACGTGTAGCACGTGGCAAGACCAGGAGGGGGAACCCAGCACCCGCACAGTTACCTACAATATGGCGCTTTCCCTCTCGACTATTGGAGCAAAAGCATCTTTCGTCACGGAAACGCAGGTTAAATCAGTTTCGCATGATTTATTTAATTGATTGGACTTTATTTACTGCCAGTTCAACCCTTTTAGTGTAATtccataatagtaaaaatataacGAGAACTTTCGTCTCTGTTTTCAGGCTAAACAGGTCTATTTCTTGTCCGTTTCTTTCATACCTACTTGCTGACACAGACTCTGCAGTCAAGTCAGCCAGGACAAGTGTTCGTGGTGGAGACAGATTCCGTGAACTCCGGGATCCCCTACGCCGATGCCTTCTCCGTCTTCAACCACTACTGCCTCACCAGGAAGTCGAATGACAGAACGCACATTCGCGTCTGGTCGTCtatcaaatacaaaaaacaagtGTGGGGATTCGTGAGAGGTCAGTGGCAACGCCTACCCCGGGATTAAGTATTATTTCCACTGTTTATTACAGCTGAATTCCTGCAGAGAGAGGTCAAGTCCAGTGAATTGACCAGAGCTAGTTCAGATGTAATTTTTGATAAATGCATTGAACCATAGAAACAACTAATTAAACCagataaccccccccctttttttttcttctaacttcaattttgaagaaatggagaactgtggatggcaatatTGATGCAAAATCATCCTAGTTATAATATCCTAGCATGAATATAACATGGCGGTTCagttttgagaattttaaaagcatatgaaatTTAATACatggaattcgagaacttactGTAATTGAATTATTCCCATGCCccacacatggggggggggggggagatggtcactggatGTTTATAATTTTCATGGAGGATCATCTGTACgtaaacatacgcacataaagttttaaaaattaatcatcctcatttagtaggcctacatcgaCTTTCATATATAAagcaataaaatatattagttatccctttCAAACCGTTTTCTTCGATAATTGTCAATAGCAACAGATTGCAATGAGAAACGAATGTAGAGTTGTTGATTGGCTATTTGcactcattatctttactaagaagtgcataaaatcatgcatacGCCTAGATGTAGTTGGATATTTGCGAAGTTATGGTACTTAAGacctacggtaacgtctaaatgtaatattttttttttattggaaacgTACGAAACGGATGCCATAGCTTTTTCAACTCAAGAGTTCAAAATTCCTTATAGTTTTTACTTTAGAATGGGTATTACtgtgtactatcatcttcaatatgaaatcATTTGTATCTCGCTTATGTAAGTTCAAAAATCCGACTTTTAGGTACCCTTCGTATTGAATTGCCCTATACAGCGGTAacgaccaatttcaaatcaaatcagatTTACCGACGCCAtaatgtaccgaccgttgagcgaagtCTAACGGAAATATTTTAATCCTTACTTTACAGCTACTTTCAAACATTATTGCTTCTTACCCACACATACAGATCACTTCGTAAGctacaacatattaccagggagtctcgatggaaacatatttcatatgtaaaagaatacaaaacaaaatatttcgtcataaatcactgaTAATTTTTATCTTCTGCTATTGGTATAAAGTATTCTttgaacattcacaaactcatatctatgcgcaacgTCATAACCAAATACCGTATGCATGAttgcaagcaaaagtccacataggtgtacccgGGCGCTCATTTGTAGCGTACCTCCCCAGGTGTTTAGCGGGTCTCACGTGCGCTGCCTAAGAACTAGCCATAACTGGGCTTTAACGCTcttttggtagtttcctcattcatgtacctatactatacgctagatGACAATTTGACCCAAAAATTTTACATCCTCTGTCCAAGCCTGCCCTTAGGAAACAAATGTTTTCACAGGAATGCTGGAGAAAAACGTGTACGCCGGCGTCGAGGCTCTCCTGGCCGAGATGGCGTCGCAGCTCTCGGCGGAGGCGAACAAATCGGTCCAGCAGACGACGATGCGACGTCGGCGCCGCGGGACGAACGCGATGGGGCGGCCGAGAGCAGAAGCTCGACCGCAGCCCAAACCTAGTCAGTGGCCCTCGCCTTTCGTGGTCTCCTACCCTTCATATGCCATGATATGTGCTCGAAAATTACGGAATTCACATACTGTAGTCTTACAGGTATTCATAACATTTTCAAAATGTCTAACAGCCGCAGAAACACCTCGCGAGAAGAGTCTTTGGCTAGTGGTGGTAATTTTGGCGGCCATGTCTGTCCTGGCTTTGGGCAACATGTTCCTCTTCGTGAAGCTGTGGCGCCTCGAACAGCAATCATTCGATCATAAAGCCCCTCTCCTGGACACCCCCGCCGTCAGGTTGGAACCCACCTTCCGTCTGTGGAACATCCAAGCGATTTGTTACTATGCAATTGTAGCTGAAGCTTCTGCGTGTGAGTGAAAACGGTTCATCAACATTACCGGGTGTTCCTCACCGTCCTTTCTCCTACAGGTACCTCGGAATGACGGGGTCGTGGGAGGTCGTGGCGAGAATCCTGCAGCGCCAGGAGATCCTGCACGAGGGTCAGGTGGAGCAGTGGAAAGCCACCGTCAACGAAGCTAACCAAAAACTCCTTCAGGTGAGAATAGGCAGCCTTGAGGTAAGGCCGGCTCAAGAGTGAGCCTTTTCAGAATctgataatttttctcttttgtatcaCCAACCTAACGAACAGGAGGAATTAGTGACATAATCGGCATGTGCAAATATTTGTTGAACGAATGTTATACATGgagaactacacacacacacacacacacacacacaaacagataaatagggagagagagacagagccagagacagacagactgacagagaaatataaaaatctgATACCTGTACATACAATACCCCCCAAACAGAGGATTTATCCGGCTTTCTCCCCCTTCACCAGGTCTACGATTCCCTGGAGAAGATGCTGACAAGTGTCCCCGAGCACGTGGAGGCGCTGAAGTCGGCCCTCCTGCAGCACACCGCGAAGGCCACGACGGAGGCGGAAGGAGAGGCGgatgggagggcggaagggagggcgcAAGAGAGAGTGAAGCTCGATCCCGACGAAGAGGGTGACGGAGGTGCTTCTGCTGAGTCTCAAGAACCTTTCGAGGATCAGTGAATCGGGCGAGGCGGCGTTCCCAAAGAGAATTTTGATACCGTGCTCAGGGCGCTGCGTCCGGGCGTGTACAATGCTTTACTGTGATCAAAagtagaaaattaataataaaaattaatataataataataacaataataataatgatgatgttaataataataataacaacaataataacgataatattaataataatgataacaataacaataatattaatgataatattgataatgattattattatgataatgataataattatgataatgataatatgacgaagaagaagaaaaaacaaaagaaaagagatgcaGGAAAATGCATCCATTGAATAACAAACGCAAATTTCACTTACGAATAGCATTTGATATCAGTACACTCCTATTTTTCGCACACATACATGGCTTAGGTGTGCCAATGGACGTTAATAGATCAATAAggagacaaatgaataaacaatggatagatagattatatatatatatatatatatatatatatatatatatatatatatatatatatatatatatacatacatacatacatacatacatacatacatacatacatacatacatacacacatctgtatgtacacacatacactttatatatatatatatatatatatatatatatatatatatataatatgtatatatatatatatatatatatatatatatatatatatatatatatatatattatatatatatatatatatatatatatattatatatatatatatatatatatatatatatatatatatatatatatatatatatatatatatataatatattatatgtatattatatatgtatatatatatatatagacatacatacatacatacatacatatatatatatatatatatatatatatatatatatatatatatatatatatatatatatatatatacatacatacatacatacatacatacatacatacatacatatatatatatatatatatatatatatatatatatatatatatatatatatacacacacacacacacacacacatacatatgtatgcgtatatgtatacacatgtatatatattacatacatacatacatacatacatatatatatatatacatacatacatacatacatatacacatacatatatacatacatgcatatatacatacatatatatgtgtgtgtgtgagggcgtgggcgtgcgtaTGTGCACTTAACATGCTGTCCTCTCATTTTTCAAAAAGTgtaaattatctttatcaacaccAATTACCAATTGCATTTTAATCATATATTTAACACAATCATATCCCAATAAATGATTCTACATCTAAGAAATCATATTGtcacacaaaataaaatatttaatacaGTCAGCATGATCGTTATAGGCctatataggattttttttctataaccaAAATATTAGCATTGGAAGGGAATCATATCGTTATAATgagaatgacgataatgaggctgatagtaatgaatgataatgatgatatagacaatgatgataataataataatgatgatggtaataagaatgataatgataacagtaataataataacaataatcataaccataatgataacagcaattataatagtaatgataataataataataataaagttaatgataatgaaaacaataatgataatgaggctgataattatcataattacgattAAATAATGGGAACAATAACAgcataaaaagacaataacaataacaataatgataatcttaatgatgattataatactaataataatgataatggtaataatgataaccacaataacaatgcaaatgatgataacaacaataataataattgtaataatattaaaagtaataatgataataataatgacatactgGCATTGGTAAtgctgatgacagtgataataacaataatattgataattatgataataaaattgatgatgataataataccagtaataacgatatgctaataacaataataaaaataataatggcagtgataatataaatgatgatgatgataataatgatgataagaatagcactgacaacaatagtgataatgataataatgatagcaacggcaacaacaacaataacaataatactgatgataatgataatagtaaatataatgataatgatgacaactataatgacagttataatgatgataaaaataatataaataattatgataacaatatgaatgactataatgataatatcaataaaaatgatgaaatagtgatcatactactgctactactaatgataacagtaatagtgataacataaacaacagcaataatagtaatggtaataacaacataagtaacaacaaaactaataatgacaataataatgataatactgattaatcgttatcaaaacaacaacaataataatcatgataacagtaataataatagaaataatggtaataataataattatcataacatcaaaaacaacaacaataataggttaggttaggttaggttaggtttggtttggtttggtttggtttggtttagtttggtttggttaggttaggttaggttaggtttggtttggttaggttaggttaggttaggtttgattaggtttggttaggtttggtttggttaggttaggttaggttaggttaggttaggttaggtttggttaggttaggttaggtttggttaggttaggttaggtttggttaggttaggttaggttaggtttggttaggttaggtttggttaggtttggttaggtttggtttggttaggttaggttaggtttggttaggttaggttaggtttggttaggttaggttaggttaggttaggttaggttaggtttggttaggttaggtttggttaggtttggttaggtttggtttggttaggttaggttaggttcggttaggttaggtttggttaggtttggttaggttaggtttggtcaggttaggttaggttaggttaggttaggttaggttaggtttggtttggttttggttaggttaggttaggttaggtttagttaggttaggttaggttaggtttgattaggtttggttaggtttggtttggttaggttaggttaggtttggtttggttaggttaggttaggttaggtta includes these proteins:
- the LOC113815492 gene encoding protein Aster-A gives rise to the protein MKLEENGVQGSDGDERSASFVPAGDDRGARRVSELPPTAMFPLSVSRTRLDKEDSTESDEMAGEPSLACPLEPQHQGKVLLNAEVSLPVDTVFALLFRQEQLMIDVYAARKTTDVTCSTWQDQEGEPSTRTVTYNMALSLSTIGAKASFVTETQTLQSSQPGQVFVVETDSVNSGIPYADAFSVFNHYCLTRKSNDRTHIRVWSSIKYKKQVWGFVRGMLEKNVYAGVEALLAEMASQLSAEANKSVQQTTMRRRRRGTNAMGRPRAEARPQPKPTAETPREKSLWLVVVILAAMSVLALGNMFLFVKLWRLEQQSFDHKAPLLDTPAVRYLGMTGSWEVVARILQRQEILHEGQVEQWKATVNEANQKLLQVYDSLEKMLTSVPEHVEALKSALLQHTAKATTEAEGEADGRAEGRAQERVKLDPDEEGDGGASAESQEPFEDQ